CAAGGGATGCCTGCACTTTTCAGAGTACCCTAAATTAGTTGTTTCCCCACTGTTGCTTGTAGTCATTCTTAATGCTGCCAAATTAAGTTGTATCTGACTGGGTGCATCCTTGCTACCGTTGATCATTTTCCCTGAGATTAACGGCCCCTGAGCATTGGTGTTAGATTTCTTCACTTGATGAAGATCTTGAGCTGGTCGTATGATTCCTGGATTGTTTTTCTTGAAAAAAGCTCGAATTTCTTCGTTATACCTGGCATATGTCTTGTCATTCATCTTATAAGCAAACTCCTCCGGACTGAGATTTGGGATCTCTTCTAGCTTTTTTGATAGATGTGGACACTGCTTCATAATATGCCCAAAGTACCCGCAAAAGAAACACAATCTAGGGAGTTTTTCATACCTGAAAGTGATAGTGatctttttttttcgattttaggGTAATAATCATATCTTTAGGCAGAGGTTCAGTGATATCCAATCTAACACGTACCTTTGCGTATTTACCCCATTTAGCTGCTAGTTCAGAGTCTATTAGATCTGGATTTCCAGTTTCCTTAATGATATTGAAAACTTTTTCTTTGTTCATCATACTTAATGGTAATCCATGAATATGTATCCAGAAGTAAACGTATTTGAAATCATAGTCTTCTATAAGAAATTCTTCTTTGCATCTTTCTAGTAGCATTAGGTCTTCTTTTACAGACCATGGAGTGCCTTGTAAAGCAGCTTCCATGTCGCATAAAAACTGAAACTTTGCATTGTAGTACCCACTTCCAATATCTGTGACCGAAACTGCACCTGTGGGTCTCCAAGCTTTTGACAGGACTTCGTTTAGAATGTTTAGATGATACTCTTTCCCAGAGTTGAACTTGAAGAGCACGTTTTTATGAGTATCAAATGAAGTTTCTTgcgcatcatcattttcatcataacTGTATGTGTGAGGTTCctccataaggttatttatacgGTTGATGATGTCTTCAAACTCAGAGTTAGGGTTACCTTGTGAAGTTGAAACCATGAGAGAAACAACCAAGCAAAAAGGAGAAAGAAAGCAGAAGAGATAGAGGGGAATAACGAAAATAACAAATCACAGATTGATTAGATAAAATCCTAATGGGAGATATAATCCATCAATGGAGATGGAGAAAAAATCATCCAAACAAATGGAGAGTTTTAGTTTTTCAATATGGATGTAAAAAAACCTAGATCCACCTCCACGTAGTCGACTTTCTCAAAAGCTCCATCGTATATATCTTAAAAGTCAAAGATGCACGGCGATAGGTATATGGATTCCAAAATATCCGATCACTTTTCTAGCGGGGCCAACAAATGCTAAACAGTACTTGGCTCAAGAATTATATAGGAGTTGGTTTACCCGTATAATACATGAACAAAGTCCCTCCTTTCATGCATATCTTTCACAAAAAAGAGAGTAAAAGTTTGTTGTTATGGAGTCATGGACATAgataattaggtggaaaaataaaAGGCCTTTTCTTTTGGCAGCAATTTTATCTACCGGACCGAAGCCAAACTTTCCTAAAATAAAGTTCTTTTAAGAATGAAATTAGAGAGAGCAAAAATCATAAATTAGCAAAGGGAGAGAAGAAAGACAATATAACTGAGCGAGGGTATGGGTTTAGAATAGAGAAACTTACTAAGAATTGCATAAATTGTTCATATGTAAGGGGATTAATAtcttcttgaaaaaaaaaatatttgttgttgaagCTCGAGTTTCGTTTTTACAATTAGAAATAATTTTCAATATGAGATTTTTATAAGAAACTAGCTTTTCTCTTGtagaagaaaaagagtacaaaagATTTGAACCATCCAGAAATTCTCTGTTTCTGTTTGAAGAGTGACAAACCTATAGGAAGATTGGATGTTTTTCACGTTTCCAAAGGGCAGAAATATCCAGTTGTTACAGACTTTTAAAGATAACTTTGTTTTCAGGGTAGGTTTTAACATTGGTGTAAATCGGGCTTATTTTTTGTGGCTCCAATCGCGAAGCCAAAGGCACGAAGCGTTATATATAGTATTTTTTTAATCGTAGCACTAGGCAattcgatggttccaaaaattcACCGGTTGACCCCAATCTAAGAAGTTCAAACTTAAAATTCAAAAGCGAATATTCCTTCTTTGTTTTTCCGCACACAGCACGTGTCAAACTCTTCATCTCTCCACTAGCATCTAGCTAGGTCCCGAAGTCCACCAACGATATAACGTACTTTATTGCATAAGCTACCAATTCAGTGACactcagatgaagaagaaaaactcaATGTGGGTGGGATTGGTGCATAAGCGGCTGCAGATTGTCGATCACTGGCCGTGGTCGAACAGCCTGCTAGCTATAATTTCTTCTTGAAGTCAGAGATGCAAGGCATAAATTCAGTATAATCTTACTGGTTCATAGTTGTGCCAAAAAAATGTAAATGAGTTAGCTCATATATATGTCACCTCGCTATAAAAGTGAAAGTGCAAGCAACAAGGACTTGGTCTACAccctcaaaaagaaagaaaaaaggtacTAATAGTACTATGGTGGAAACAAAACTCCTTGAAGAGAAAAGACTTTTCTTCTCAAGTAGTAGTTGGAGGTGGTTTTTGTACACACCGCCCTTtagctcaatttttttttttttttttttttatatatagagaCCGGGATTTCTCATTTGTGTGGAATATCAAAGTGAGAGACAGAGAAGAAGATTGAGAGAGCAAACCATGGGTCGGGTTTTGGAAATGAAAAGAAACCGACCAAGAAATCTTCTGTTAATTGGGTTAGTTGTTATGGCGATGCTAACAACACCAGCAGTTGAAGCCAGAGTTCGTTTTTGCAGTTCCGAAGAATTCGAATTTAAGGAACTAGTGATTGCTGGTCCTTCTGTCACTGCTCCACAAGGAGATGCATTGATTTTGAAActcttaacagaaaatgtttctATTCATTGGCATGGAATTCGTCAGGTAAATTTACTCACTCACTCGACTCGCTTgtccttcttcatcatcatttagTACTGTATCATTTAGTACAAGTTACAGAGTGTCATTAACGTGACCCCGTTCCGTTCTTTTCGAGATTTTTTTCACCGAACAACTACCAGACAAGAAAAAGACAGTAATATCCCTTTGAAAAGACATCTTTTCACATTCTCTGATGCAGAATCCAATCCCTTCTCTGCTCTCTGCCTCTCTCTCACGACTCAccttttctttctcatttttggTGAGTGGTTTGCAAACAAAAGCAGATTTTGgaagagaaaataaagaaattatAATAATTGTTGCAGAGATTTGAAGATAATTTTGTTTTTAAGGTGCGATACTAATAAAGTTTTTGAATGAAAGGTTTTGTTTTTCATCTTTACTCATCTTGTTTTAAGGATCTGGATGGGATTTCTTTTTGTTGAAAGAGTATTCATTCATTTGGTAAATTTGTGAAAATTAGTGTTACagagtaaattagggttttttgggATGGGTCTTCATTTCAAGGTTTTAGTTAGGATTTCCATGGTTTCAAGTAGggtattttttgttgttgaatggGTTTTGTGGTGCAGACGGAGACAGTATGGGTCCGGTTTTCTGAGCTTTTTtgattgattcatgtgaatctaAATGACGTTATTGAAACACAGATTGGTACTAGTACTAGATGGAGTGATGATGGAATAGGAGGAGAACCTAAATGGCTTCCTGGAAAAACTTTCTTTTACAAGTTTGTTGCTGACAGAGTAAGTTTCTAATTGTCCAAGCTTGATTCAGATTTCAGACACATTAATTTTAAAATAGTTACTGGTTTTGCAGCCTTGGAATTATGGGTCCATACAGGTAGCAGTTCCTGAACAAGCATTATTGCATGATGATTACGAAATAAATATCATCCTTGATGATTGGAGTCATGAGGGTACTTATGAACTAGCTACTGGTTTAGCTTCTAAACCGTGTGTTGTTGGTTTAGCTTCTAAGGTGCGTTATCGAAATTCAAGAATTCTAGTTCTACATTTCACTTGATTTtgatgttttcccccaaattttgCAGTCACTATTGATTCATGGAAGAGTAAGGTTCAATTGTTCCTCTCCGACCAACGGCACTTCAGATGGTTGTAACGGGACGAAGCCTGAATGTGATCCTTGTGTGATAACTGTTGTTCATGGGAAAATTATTTGGTTAAGAATTTCAAGCTTCACATCTTTTTCTGTACTTAATTTCGAAATCGAGGTAATAATTTCTCTAATATGGCTATACTAGCGATAGATGCTCCTACAGGGCTACAAGTCGAGCGACATTTTTCCACCCTTGTAATTTTAGAATCCCCTTGCTTGGCCTTAATCCACTTGGACTATCCACAGTTTTCTTAATTTATAGCCCGTGTTACGATTTCACACGCAATGACTTGGTGTATAGTTATAATTTAGCATTATGACATGTGTCAAAGTTGGCAATCTGAAGTGCGCATGCTATAACCGAATCTAGAATGAGTTTGGTCTGCGACTTGATCTCTACCCTGCCATTGGCATACTTCTAGGTAGAATGGGGTTGGATCTCATTTGTGGTAGAGAACCTACAGATCAGATTCAATATAAGAAGTCTAGTTTGGAGCTCCGATAGAGCCTGGTTAATCTCTCCTTGTTGCCTTTTCAGTTGTTAGTTACATTTTATGAATCAACGCTGAATACTGGATTTTGTTTTATGTAATGCAGGGGCATAACATGACAGTATTAGAAGCCGATGGACATTTTGCTGAGCCATTCATTGCCCAAAACCTGAATATTTACCCCGCCGAAACTTATTTTGTTTTAGTGAAAACCGATCAAGATCCATCCAAGATTTATTGGGTTGCCTTTAATGTTATTGGTGGAAAACCGGCAACACCAACCCATTTAGCCATTTTAAATTACGATCCTAACTATAGCCATAAACCTCCAACATCTACTCCGCCTGCAGTTCGCTTTTGGTCCTCGTGGAGCAATTTCTCGCAGTCCACACATCTTGGCAGAAATTCGGTGTTTCTTTTGTTACTATTTTATCTGCAAGAGCATATCTACTGGGGAATCGTCTTTTTCTTGTAGACATAGGATGGTTATGATGAGTAAAGCTGTTGGTGGCACGTGATTGGGAATAGAAGAAAGGTTATGATTGTTGCAGAGCCATTTTGAGGTCTTCTTCAACTGTGAGTTGAATTTATGTAGTTTTAGATGATATATTTTGTTTAATGATTTTCTTATCAAGCATTTTTGATTATTTAATGAAATCTTGTTTAATGATTTGTTCTTTGAATGAAATAGGGTAAGAACTGAAATTAGTGAATTGACTCCGTTACTTGATGattaaaccctaacatgaaatccAATTTGGGTCTTCACTCTTATATCAAATACTATGCCAATATCCACACCCCAGAATTGTTTGATTGAATTACCCCAAATGAAAGATCCACATATATAAAGCATGCCATTTGATGGGGTATTCACCCACTAATTTCATTTGTGGGCAGTGTCTCCTTTAGTTCACTTCTGCGTCCAGTATCATATCGTTTTGATAGTTTGCTGTTTAGCAGATTCTAGAGATATTTGTGTTCTTATTTGTTTTGAGTACTCCATCTTTATATTACAATGTACTGCGAATGGTTTTCCTATGAGTCACTAGCAAGCTCTTCAATTATTCATTGTAGAGTTACATGCTCAGTTAAAACAGTGCGGGAGAGTGTTTTAGATACTTCAATTTAGTTACTCAGTTAACTACAGAATACACATAAAATAATTAAAAGTGATGATTAGATGGACAATAACTACATCATTTCGTTGTATAAAATGTATCAATTAAAACTCAAAGTGGATTGTAAAATGTGATTGAACTTGAGCATATTCTAAACTCCAGTTGAATGTCATATTGGTTTGGTTCTAAATCAATGACAAGTTAATAATGGCCATGTTTTAAGAGTCTAAATATTTTCTGTGCTGTAAGGTATCTATGTGCCGAAATCCTGTCTTGTGGAATCGTTTGGTTACATTGTTATTTGATGATAGAACAAAAAGGTTCAGTTCTTACAATATCTTCAACTTTGGGTTTGGTTCAGTTTATATTTGAACCTCAATGTGCACTTCACTTGCTACAAAGCACTCAAATATTAGGTGGAATTTACGCAAGGGCTTGGTAATTCAGTTGTttttgctaaagattcatctttGATCTTAATGGCATTCTTTTAACTTTTCAGATTCTTATCGGAATTGATGAACATTCATTCAAATGGTAGGATGATTTCAGGTAGGTTTCTTAcagattttttatattttttattcggTTCTAATTTAGTGGAAACCCGGCAACACCAACCCATTTAGCCATCTTAAATTACTACCCTGACCATAACCATCAACCTCCGACATCTACTCCTCCTGCAGTTCGCTTTTGGTCCCTGTGGAACAACTTCTTGCAGTCTTCACATTTCGCCAGAAATTCGTTGATGTTCTATTACTATTCTATCTTCAACAAATTCATTGGGGAATCGTTCTTTCTTGTAGAAATTAGGAATAATTGTGATGAGTAAGTAAAGCTGTTGGTGGCACGTGATTTGGGATAGAAGAAAGATTATGATTGTTGCAGAGCCATTTTGAGGTCTTCTTCAACATGTGAGTTGAATTTCTGTAGTTTAAAATGATGTATTCGCTTATGATTTTCACCTGATCAAGCATTCAAGATTGTTTAATGAAATCTAGTTCTACTTGCTCTTGATTAAAGAATTGTTAGTGATAGCACTAGTCAAAATTGTTGTGTCTACACTCTTATCCCATCTTAGCTTCGGTATGCTTTAACTGACTATTATGATATCCATGCCAACGTGTACACCCCAGAATTGAGAACACCAAAGGAAAGAGCTACATTGTGTATGTCATGTTGTTTGATGGGGTATTCACCCACTAATTTCATTTGTGGGAAATGTCTCCTTAATTCACTATTCCATTTAGTAGTTTCTATGCTATTTAGTTCCTTAATCATCAGTAGTTTCTATGCTATTTAGTGGATTCTAaagatatttgtgtttttatttgttttgggtACCGCAAAGTCGTATGTTCAGTAAAGGCATTGCGGAAATATAGTTTAGGTACTTCCTTTGGTTACTCAGTTAACTAGAAAAGGCAGAATACACAATTAGTTTATAGTGTGATGATTACAGGACAATAGCTACTTTTCATTGCATAAATTGTATCAATTGAAACTTAAAGTAGAATTGTAAAATGTGACTGAACTTGAGCATATTCTCAACTCAAGTTGAATGCCATATTGGCTTTGATTCAAAATCGATGACAAGTTACTATAAGGCCATCTTTGAAGAGTCTAGGTGCCTTGGATATTACACAAGCTGCAACTACTCCGTACTGTAAGATAGCTGTGTGCAGAAATCCTGTCTTGTGGAATTGTTCGGTTACATAGTTCACTGTTCATGGAGCAAAAAGGTTCAGTTCTTACAATATCTTCTACTTTGGGTTTAGTTCAGTTCATAATTGAACCTCAATGTGTGTTGTGGTTATTACACTTCACTTGCTAGAAAGCACTTAAATATAAGATAGAACTTATGGAAGGACTTGGTAATTCAGGTGtttctgctaaagattcatctttGATCCTAATGGCATTCTTTTAATATTTCAGGTTCTTATCGAAATTGATGATCATTCATACAAATGCTAGGATGATTTCAGGTAGGTTTCTTAcagatttttgatattttttcgtcGATCCTAATTTGGTTTGGTATTAGTATCATTTGATAAGTAGAGACCTAAAATGCAGGTGTTATATTAGTAAAGAATCGATTTTGATATCTGTTTGCAGTTTTCTATTGATTAAAGTTTTCATCGGTATTTGGTATTGGAATTTGATGAAATATCAAAGTTTAAAGAGTTTGGCTACTTGAGCATTGTTAACAGAATCAAAGTACTATTTATATTTTGAAAAATTGAAGTTATAGTAAATCTTGATTCAAAGCCATGTGTGGTGCTAACGAACACCAGTACCAATTTGTTAATTTAGATAGATTTGTTGGTACCATTGCTGTAGAAACTATGTTTAGTTACAGTTGAGTAACTAAATCTATTGAGCTGTGATAGGTATAATTTATACCCAAGTAATTGGAATTTAAATCATGACAAATTCAAGAACTCCCAAGCTCATGTCCAGGAAATTTTGATTTCTCTTTCCTTTTCCAATAAAAGCGTGCGTGTTGTTTCTTCAAGCTTCCCTGTCTTTTAATATTTGGTCTAATTATTCGGGTTGTAAATAGCAATTCTCTGTTTAGGCACTACTTTCTTCTATCTTTTATCGAAATTTTAACTTAAAGTATGGGTCTTGTAGAAGGGAATTGGCTTGGAAAATCTACCAGAAGGAGACATGGGATGTTTTTCCGACTTTTTCACTACCCTGGTGCTCCTGTGAAGAAACCAAACATCCTATCTCAGCAAAGAACACACAGTTGTGTGTACCAAAGTCACACAGCGCATGAACGCACTCTTTATCTTGTTATTTCTTGGTTCAGTATTTTCCATCTACAGTTACAGAATTGATATGTAATCGACTGTCACCGTGCTTATGATTTTCTTACTTTTATTTGCTACAGGTTCCCAAGATGTTCAATTTTGAGGCCCTAATTCTTACTTGAATACTGAGAATAAAGACTTTAGTTCCCAGGTGTTCAGTTTGTGTCGTCTGATTCTTACGCGAATCCTGAGAATAAAGACTACGGAGGAAAGCTTTCATGAACTGAGAAGGCACAGACAGTCCTTTTCCATATGTTGTTTTAGACTGGGCTCTTTATTTTACCATGTTACTGCATAATTTTATTTGGCTTTGTAAGTTCTGTATCTCTTTCGAAATTTAAATGTGCTCAACATTTTGCAAGTCTGAATGAGTGTACATTTTTCAGATCACTTTCCTGTGAAGCAGGGATTtacagagagagaaagagagagtagAGTTGTTTGATTATTAAGTTCTAAATCATCAGCTCTGATTTTTCTTTATTTCGTTGGAGATGGAAACTATGTTTGTATGGTGACAGTGTTGTGTCAAATCTGTGAGTGATTCCAGCAGCAGCTAGTAAAGACAAATCATGCAGATATATCCGGAGAGGGAGCAACAAACAGACCCTCGAGAAAAACTCCTACTTCTGTCCTTTTTGATCTGCAGTGGAGAGATTAAGACGTAACTAATGAATGAAATGAACAGATCATTAGTTCAGGAAACAATTTAGatgtttttttgttgggcttgcaGCTTAAGGTTAAATGGGCCTTAACACAGTGCCAGAAATGTACCACAAAACTCCGCCAGTAAGCTAAAttttgaacgattttttagggatcatggtttttttagggaccatgatcttattaggccaacctccctatacttataaggggtgtcccaaAATTAGGTAAATACCCATTTACTCTTTACTttaattaaattaaaactaacttaataactatataaatctaatcatatactcctacatctaatctaaatgaattcattaaccaaaatcaaacgaGCAATCGAaaaattttagttttgaaaaaaagtttattctcttcttcttctctctttccttgacgttcctcgttcgattgaaaaacccatcaatctttttaattcgtttttggaaaggaaaattgagtagaaatcatcaaaatatggtttaaatggatgttaaagtggcatgttcggttaggaatagttttaaaaaaactagttttgtaaccgaacattctgaaaccaagaacacgaagaacacttcggttatcacgaatttaatttttcataaccgaactccgagtttggttggttcgcaaaaaattctaaaactagttagtaaccgaactctacccataatacaaaatattttttttcctactacccataatacaaaagaaaatgtaaccgaactgtgttatttttcctactatgttgagttatgatataaccgaactttacctaccttgttcggttggttcgcaaaaatttctaaaactatctagtaaccgaactctacttatattccaaaaagattttttttccaatgtaaccgaactgtgttattttgcctactatgttgagtttcaatttaaccgaacttgttccactatgttcggtttgttcgcaaaaaatcttgacaaactgaactcttcactaattgcatacatgtggagttcggttagatatgttgttgggttaaagtttgcgaaccaaccgaacattactatgcaagtcctataaacaaagttcggtaacctgcgtgtatggaaaaggtaactgaacaactaaaaacctccatttaagaacgagttcggtaacctgcgtatatggaaaggtaaccgaactacactttcagatgagttcggtaacctgttctttaCATAAGGTAACCTACAAGCACAAATCTaccctaaaaatttacagttttctgaaaatttggagcaattcaaccaacattatatAAGTTTGAAACATACCTGGGTACTCTTCCTtaggttgtggttggtaaaatcctttgtttttcatgttttccttcttcatcttctccaactttactctctcaataattctgcttctttttaaaaaaaaaacatctgattttttaatctcattaattatctttaacttaatcattttactaatcactacgctaactattattaacactaactaatcattaccaaaaaattaatcaagagggtaatttaggtattaatataaatatctagataaggggtgactgatgagtgctaaaaagtgcatatttctatatatttttcttggcatttgactcatcttttgtgcattaattctacattttatcccatattctgtattttcattgttttcaagaataaatatttttcttaattaattttgcatttttaggtaataaataaagtctggataacttgcggagcggaaaagagttgaagagtagtgaaaagccggaagaaattacgcaaggaagccgcaaagaatggtgcgcataagcccaaaagactagagatgggctcaagaaggaagaattgttcttaaagaagatatgggcttggcatacccaaggcccaaaacccttacccaaacccattttctataaccaaaaccgcctccattctcagccgtcagattggatccaactcatcatcctacggtctctcattcatagagcatcaaaatctgaagtctctgccaaacaccacagcgcttaaattccaagccttcagattagattgtagttgaatccaacggtcgctcctatgcctgtgcatcaaaattagatacttccGATTTACACTACaatacctaacatcatctaacaccgttgacttcgttgtatttcacaatccgacggtcgaagtgattcatctcttatattaccgttagatctaccaaacaTATTTGCATCCAACGCTCAACGTTTCTGACCATCATATCCGATGTACATGCTCCACAGTGAAAATTCctataccctaaaaaccatcgagagttttttctctcattcccttcttctcttcctttcttcttcctcctccctgtTGCCGTACcgctccaccaccaactccactgccgctccaccgtaccaccatgtccgccaccaccaactctgccacaaccacaccaccttctttatcatcaccaccacctaccgcacatggtaactttcaatcaacttcatcaacatcacacgatttcagtgacgtgtggaattgatgagaatgattgcatgttatcaatcgaagctagaaaaggcatgggaaggagcagtgaagtcagaggaaggatgggtcagcgattgattgaagaaattgcgccatcaaagtaagattttacgaaaccctaatttctcaatttttgggatttttatagaaaaccctaatttctgttaggagaagcaatgaattaattatgggttcaatttgtactgtcaaatattaggtaaatcatatacctaatttcactgtttgaatttgggtatttttctataaatcctaaattgggtattgggtataaaagggaactgtgggtgtgatgtaaagctcATGCTGGACTATCCtgtccaggactgtgaagttctgttaatgttcaatttcagtttcaaatcaattttagttaattttcaatttctgttttatttcatgtttaattccatgttcatttaatttatgttcttataatttctgtttgtttctaatttcaatttagttttgtgtttaatgttagttcaatgttatgtttagtgtttaaaggtttagttcctcaactgttgtttcaattcactgtcaagaagtgatggaatgttaggctagaagctttgaggcactgtattgattgagcagtggggagaaactagtgctcactagtgactgtgagcaaactagttctcttcccactctagttgtatgcctaggctcaccttcaccatttcaccttcactgttatgtgcttcccatgttatgttattgtgtttaaattcatgttttgttcactgttagtggtagaagtttagctttgaggcactgtattgattgagcagtggggagaaactagtgctcactagtgactgtgagcaagctggttctcttcccactctagatgaatgcctaaagccattgccttggctttgcttgtttttccttccttttttttttttacttcactatCTCCCCTGCCcctggcttaggccttggtttatctctttgtcattctttatgccattatcaccttcaccatcatcattgttgtttgctgtttgcttatgccattgttaatatgcacatgtagattattgttgtttcatcattgtatatattgccacattgtatatattgatactatctccattgccatcctcactgccttggtctttccctttgctatattgccttgttttgccctgttatgcttccctgagcagcctgcattacccttctgctgctgctgaagccactgctgctgctgcactgagcttgcctcagctaagaccacagttcaggttaaggcctaaggcccagttcactgttaccaagcccagtacacatcaaaagaacccaagcccaaattcaaaaccaaagcctagttcactaccaagcccagttcacaagtgaactgttaagcccagtccacagttctctccaaaagcctagtgtactgatagacTAAagctgaagccc
This is a stretch of genomic DNA from Papaver somniferum cultivar HN1 chromosome 1, ASM357369v1, whole genome shotgun sequence. It encodes these proteins:
- the LOC113283264 gene encoding L-ascorbate oxidase-like — its product is MGRVLEMKRNRPRNLLLIGLVVMAMLTTPAVEARVRFCSSEEFEFKELVIAGPSVTAPQGDALILKLLTENVSIHWHGIRQIGTSTRWSDDGIGGEPKWLPGKTFFYKFVADRPWNYGSIQVAVPEQALLHDDYEINIILDDWSHEGTYELATGLASKPCVVGLASKSLLIHGRVRFNCSSPTNGTSDGCNGTKPECDPCVITVVHGKIIWLRISSFTSFSVLNFEIEGHNMTVLEADGHFAEPFIAQNLNIYPAETYFVLVKTDQDPSKIYWVAFNVIGGKPATPTHLAILNYDPNYSHKPPTSTPPAVRFWSSWSNFSQSTHLGRNSVFLLLLFYLQEHIYWGIVFFL